Proteins from a single region of Mucilaginibacter daejeonensis:
- a CDS encoding TlpA family protein disulfide reductase, with amino-acid sequence MKKLLFVLAMIVAAGCSQAQNKNIKNLPVYSIVSAPDSAVRTPANLKKGLPVMIVYFSPDCGHCQQMMYEVKEHKGDFSKIQVVMITPVDYKLVKGFYRDFGLSGFPNFTVGTEGRSYKVLEYYGVKMTPYIAVYDRKHQLIKAYDKAPKIKELAALVKKA; translated from the coding sequence ATGAAAAAGTTACTGTTTGTATTAGCCATGATCGTTGCCGCAGGATGCAGCCAGGCACAGAACAAGAATATCAAGAACCTGCCTGTTTACAGCATCGTTAGCGCACCTGACAGCGCTGTACGTACCCCCGCCAACCTCAAAAAAGGCTTGCCGGTAATGATCGTATACTTTTCGCCTGATTGCGGCCACTGCCAGCAAATGATGTACGAGGTCAAGGAGCATAAAGGCGATTTCTCGAAGATACAGGTGGTCATGATCACGCCCGTTGATTATAAACTGGTGAAGGGATTTTACCGCGATTTTGGTTTGTCGGGCTTCCCTAACTTCACCGTTGGTACCGAAGGACGCAGCTACAAGGTGTTAGAGTATTACGGCGTAAAAATGACACCCTACATAGCCGTGTATGACCGCAAGCACCAACTGATCAAGGCCTACGATAAAGCACCTAAGATCAAAGAGTTAGCAGCGCTGGTCAAAAAGGCTTAA
- a CDS encoding DUF4142 domain-containing protein, whose amino-acid sequence MKKLCSMMLLAMGALAFQSCGSNTKNDSAANADSANYTKDTTTNAAETGGIAVVNDDAEWAVKAANGGMTEVEFSKLAQTKGTNAKVKEFADMMVKDHGGANEKLMELAKKKNITLPTTIGADEQKELADLQTKSGADFDKAYVDAMVKGHKDAADLFEKGSKDAKDADLKAFATETLPVIKGHLQAIEAIQKGLK is encoded by the coding sequence ATGAAAAAATTATGTTCAATGATGCTTTTGGCCATGGGTGCCTTAGCATTTCAATCATGCGGAAGCAACACTAAAAATGATAGCGCTGCTAATGCTGACAGTGCCAACTACACTAAAGACACTACCACTAATGCAGCCGAGACCGGCGGTATAGCTGTTGTGAACGACGATGCTGAGTGGGCTGTTAAAGCTGCCAACGGTGGTATGACCGAAGTTGAATTCAGCAAATTAGCACAAACCAAAGGCACCAACGCCAAAGTAAAAGAGTTTGCCGACATGATGGTCAAAGACCATGGTGGTGCCAACGAAAAACTGATGGAACTGGCTAAAAAGAAGAACATCACTTTACCAACTACCATTGGTGCTGATGAGCAAAAAGAACTGGCCGACCTGCAAACCAAAAGCGGTGCCGATTTTGACAAAGCTTATGTTGACGCTATGGTAAAAGGTCACAAAGATGCAGCTGACCTGTTCGAAAAAGGTTCAAAAGATGCTAAAGATGCCGACCTGAAAGCTTTTGCTACCGAAACCTTGCCAGTGATCAAAGGTCACTTACAAGCGATCGAGGCCATTCAAAAAGGCTTGAAATAA
- a CDS encoding VanZ family protein has product MCNMNMGSVAHSPRFFPGFDKLVHCGFFFMFTALYSYGMILQWGNFTILTAVKAFVVSVTFGAIIEVLQLYIFTWRSGEWGDLFADSVGAGMAAFCALITTAALNRKDR; this is encoded by the coding sequence ATGTGCAACATGAACATGGGTTCGGTAGCGCACTCGCCACGTTTTTTCCCAGGTTTTGATAAGCTGGTGCATTGTGGTTTCTTTTTTATGTTCACGGCGCTGTACAGCTATGGCATGATCTTACAGTGGGGTAACTTTACCATACTTACCGCCGTAAAAGCCTTTGTTGTGAGTGTAACGTTCGGCGCCATTATAGAGGTGCTGCAGCTTTACATCTTCACCTGGCGTTCGGGCGAATGGGGCGACCTTTTTGCCGATAGCGTAGGTGCGGGTATGGCAGCCTTTTGCGCACTGATCACCACAGCGGCATTGAACAGAAAAGATAGATAA
- a CDS encoding FeoA family protein, translated as MKKLSQLEVGKKGVIKEFTDLEMSLKLMEMGCLPGEEIKLERIAPLGDPIAVNVSGYMLSLRKQEASTIILQ; from the coding sequence ATGAAGAAGCTTTCGCAACTTGAAGTAGGTAAAAAAGGGGTCATCAAAGAGTTCACCGATCTGGAAATGTCGTTGAAACTCATGGAAATGGGCTGCCTGCCAGGCGAAGAGATCAAGCTTGAACGCATCGCTCCGCTGGGCGATCCTATTGCTGTAAATGTGTCGGGATATATGCTGAGCTTGCGTAAACAAGAAGCATCGACCATTATTTTACAGTAA
- a CDS encoding Gfo/Idh/MocA family oxidoreductase: MSAPIVTGILSFGMSGRIFHAPFVHAHEGFRLKAVVERSKKNAAQIYPGIISYDSVEDMLADEEIQLIIVNTPNELHFEQAKQVLLAGKHLLVEKPVTATSAQFMELLDLAKLKGLHVLVYQNRRWDSDFLSVKEVIESGRLGELVEVNFRFDRYKPVLSPKAFKEAADMPSNGLVYDLGPHLLDQAISLFGKPLSFSKVTASHREGSAVVDYFSFMLSYPHQLTVHITSGLLIAQPVPSFVVHGTLGSYIKDRVDVQEAQLDKSIKPTDDGYGVEPANSEGKLTLMGVDDERTVEQIPSITANYLNLFEAVYQTIAHGALYPITNEHIAWQLELLEA; encoded by the coding sequence ATGTCAGCACCTATTGTAACCGGTATATTATCGTTCGGTATGTCGGGCCGTATTTTTCATGCACCGTTCGTGCATGCACACGAGGGCTTCAGGCTTAAAGCCGTTGTGGAGCGCAGCAAAAAGAACGCTGCACAGATATATCCCGGTATCATTAGCTATGACAGTGTTGAGGACATGCTTGCTGATGAAGAGATCCAACTGATCATCGTGAACACGCCCAACGAGCTACACTTTGAACAAGCTAAGCAGGTGCTGCTGGCCGGTAAGCACTTACTGGTAGAAAAACCGGTGACCGCAACCTCGGCACAGTTCATGGAACTGTTGGATCTTGCCAAACTCAAGGGCCTGCATGTGCTGGTTTACCAGAACCGCCGCTGGGACAGCGATTTCCTGTCGGTAAAAGAGGTGATCGAGAGTGGGCGTTTGGGCGAGCTGGTGGAGGTGAACTTCCGCTTTGATCGTTATAAGCCGGTGCTCAGTCCGAAAGCTTTCAAGGAGGCGGCCGATATGCCATCTAACGGCCTCGTGTATGATCTTGGTCCGCACTTGCTGGATCAGGCTATTAGCTTGTTCGGCAAGCCGTTAAGCTTTAGTAAGGTCACGGCATCGCACCGCGAAGGTTCGGCCGTGGTCGACTATTTTAGCTTTATGCTAAGCTACCCGCACCAGCTGACCGTTCACATTACTTCGGGCCTGCTTATCGCCCAGCCGGTCCCGTCATTCGTGGTACATGGTACCTTGGGCAGTTATATAAAAGATAGGGTAGATGTACAGGAAGCACAGCTCGACAAAAGCATCAAACCTACTGATGACGGTTACGGCGTAGAGCCCGCCAACAGTGAAGGTAAGCTGACCTTGATGGGCGTGGATGATGAAAGGACGGTGGAACAGATCCCATCCATCACCGCAAATTATTTGAACTTATTTGAGGCCGTTTACCAAACCATAGCTCATGGTGCACTGTACCCTATAACTAATGAACATATAGCATGGCAACTCGAACTGCTGGAAGCCTAA
- the gcvH gene encoding glycine cleavage system protein GcvH produces MNFPAELKYTKDHEWIRVEGNEAYIGITEFAQRELGDIVYVDINTVGNDVNKEEVFGTVEAVKTVSDLFMPVNGKVLEINPMLDSQPELVNSDPYGDGWMVKVSLADAAEVDGLLSADDYSALVGV; encoded by the coding sequence ATGAATTTTCCGGCAGAGTTAAAATATACCAAGGACCACGAATGGATCAGGGTGGAAGGCAATGAGGCCTACATCGGTATCACCGAATTTGCACAGCGCGAACTGGGCGACATTGTTTACGTTGACATCAACACCGTTGGTAACGATGTGAATAAGGAGGAAGTATTTGGTACCGTTGAGGCCGTAAAGACCGTTTCGGACCTGTTCATGCCTGTGAATGGAAAGGTATTAGAGATCAACCCTATGCTGGATAGCCAGCCTGAACTGGTGAACAGCGACCCATACGGCGATGGCTGGATGGTAAAAGTTTCGCTGGCCGATGCTGCGGAAGTGGACGGACTCTTATCAGCCGATGATTATTCAGCTTTAGTAGGCGTTTAA